The Akkermansia muciniphila genome includes the window CAAGGGCACCTTCCCCACCATGTCCATCGTGGATCCGGAGCTGATGCTTTCCGTTCCGCCCAAATTGACGGCCTACCAGGGCTTTGACGCCTTTTTCCACGCCGTGGAGGGGTATATGGCCACCATTGCCTCTCCCATGGGGGATATGTTCGCCCTTCAGGCCATTGAATACGTCGCCAAGTATCTTCCCCGCGCCGTGCATAACGGGGATGACCTGGAGGCGCGCGCCTACGTGGCGCTGGCCAATACGTATTCCGGCTTTGTGGAAACGATTTCCTGCTGCACCTCGGAGCATTCCATTGAACACGCCCTGAGCGCCTTCCATCCGTCCCTGCCCCACGGCGCGGGGCTGATCATGATTTCCTGGGCCTACCATGAAGCTTATGCCCCCTCCTGCCCGGAACGTTACGCCAGGGTAGCCGCCGCCATGGGGCAGGAAGCTTCCGTGGACGGCTTCCTGAACGGGCTGAACAAGCTGAAGGAGGCCTGCGGCGTGGACAAGCTGAAGATGTCCGAGTACGGCATTACTCCGGATTTGTTTGAGGAGTACGCCAAAACGGCCTTCTCCACCATGGGCAACCTGTTTGAGCTGGACCGCTGCAAGTTTACTCCGGCGGATGTTGTCAGCATCCTGGAAAAGTCCTATTCCTAGGAGCGGGAACCGCCCACGGAATGAATGCGGACAGGCTGCGTGCACACCAGGCAGCCGTGCGGCAGCCTGTCCAGCCAGCAGGAGATTTTCTCCAGGAATGTTTCAATGCGTTCGGAGGTGTCTACAATCTCAATGATGACGGGCACCTTCTCCACAATTTCCCAGAATTTGGGACTCGTCAGGCGCGTATGCCGTCCGGCCCCCATCAGTCCCTTGTAAACGGTGCAGCCGGCCATGCCGTAGCGCCTGGTGGCATAGGCTACGGCCTCATGGACGGGGGTGTGCCTGACGGTGTCAGTGCTGCTGACGTAGATGCGCAGCATGAGGGTTTCTTCCGGAGTGTTCATAAGATGGTTTCCTTATCTGGCGGCCAGGTACCCCAGGCCAATGGCAATGAGCCCTCCGGCAAAGCTGAGGAGGGCGTAAAGAAAGAAGGCGGGAAAGTTCCCTTCCTTCAGCAGAAGGAAGGATTCATTCATCAGCGTGGAGAAGGTGGTGAAACCGCCGCACAACCCCACGGTAAGGAAGAGCCGCGTTTCCGTATGCAGCAGGAGTCCCCGGCTGAACAGCCCGTAGAGAACGCCCAGGACCAGGCAGCCCAGCAGGTTGACCGCCGCCGTTCCCCACGGAAAGGAACTCATGGAGTTGATCTGGATAAAACGGGTCAGCAGGAAGCGCAGCACGCCTCCCGCAAAGCTTCCCAGCCCGACCATCAGCAGCATTTTCATCATAGCGGCTTTTCTCCGGTTGAATGGGAATAAGGCTGCGGGCGCGGTTCCAGGGAGGCCGTGGCCGGATGCTTCAGGAAAAGACGGCCAAAGACGGAGGAGAAGGGCCCATTTGCTTGAACGGAATGGCGGCGTCCGGCGTGTCCGGGAATTGGTTTAAAGGCATTCATGTTCGTAGGGGGATGTCCTTCACCGGATACAAAGCTTCTGCATCCGGTGTGATACAGAAGCCATCAGCCTGCCGTGCAGGCGGTTTAGGGCGCGTTCCCAGGGAAGAGCCTCATTTCCTTTAAGCGCGTGCAGATAAAATACCCCGTTTTTTCCATATCTCCAGCCTTTTATTCTTGATCACGGGTTTAAATCCGTATTCCCTTTCTTCCATGTCCCAGCCCCTCCTTGTCACCGGAACCATCGGAATTGATACCATCCTCACTCCCCGCGACCGCGCGGAGGGCGTGCTGGGCGGTTCTGTTTCCTTTGCGGCCGTGGCGGCCCTGATGTTCGCGGACCGGGTGGACGCCGTCAGCATCATTGGCGAGGATTTTCCCTCCCATTATGAAGAAGCCCTGGCGGCCAAGGGGCTGCGCATGGACGGCGTGGAGAGGAAGAAGGGACCGTCTTTTTCCTGGACCGGGGAATATTTTGACAATATGAACAAGCGCAGGACCGTCTGCGCCAATGATTCCGTGATGCTGGAATGGAACGTTCACGTGCCGGAGGCCCTCCGGAACCACCCGGTGCTGGTATGCTGCTGCATGGTTCCGGCCCAGCAGCTCAAGTGCATGGAACAGTGCCCGGACGCCTCCCTGGTGCTTTCCGATTCCATGGACAAGTGGCTGCGCCGCCAGCCGGAGCTGCTGGACGCCGTGATCAGCCGTTCCCATATCACCATGATGAATGAGGATGAGGCCAAGGAGTACGCCCACGCGTCCACCGTACTGGAGGCAGGGGAATTCCTCCTTTCCAAAGGGGCGGTTTATGCGGTGGTGAAACAGGGGGAATACGGCGCCACGCTCCTTGGCCGCGGCCCGGAGGGAGAAACCGCCATTTTCCGCTGCCCGGCCTATCCCCTGAAAACCCTGGTGGATCCCACCGGAGCGGGAGATACGTTCCTGGGCGCCCTGGCCGGTTATCTTGCCACCCTGCCGCCGGGCCTCCCTTCCTTTGAGGAGATGAAGCGGGGCATTATTTACGGCACGGTAGCCGCCTCCTTCACCTGCGAGTCATTTTCCGCGGATGCCCTTCTTTCCATGACGGCGGAGACTTTCTGCAAACGCCTGGAAGAGTATGTGGCCATGTGCCGCATTCCCTCCGGCTGCGTTTCCATACGGGAGAATTAATCAAGGAAAACCCCGGCGTGGACATGCACGCCGGGGTTTTCTAAAGACGGGTTTGCGTTCAGGCAGGTCAGATGTCCTGAAGGCCGAATTTGAGCTCGGCTTCCGATACCACCTGGCCGTTCACCAGGCAGCGGCCGAGGGCCTGGCCGATGTTGCCGCGCATCTTGGTCAGCTCCGCTTCAATGATGAGCGTATCACCGGGCACCACGGGACGGCGGAATTTGATCTTGTCCGCGCTCATGAAGTAGCCGAGCTTGGTGGCGTTGCCGGGCTGCCTCAGCATGACGATGGAGGCCACCTGGGCCATGGCTTCCAGCTGCAGGACGCCCGGCATGACCGGATGCCCCGGGAAGTGGCCCTGGAAGAAGAGTTCATTCATCGTCAGGTTTTTCAGGCCGCGGCACTTGGTTTCCCCTTCAAAGCCGATGATGCGGTCCACCATCAGGAAGGGATAGCGGTGCGGCAGGAGGTTCATCACTTCATTGATGTCCAGCACGGCGTCTCCGTACGGCACGTTGACCGGGTTGGGGGCCATCTGCTGGTTGCGGCGGTGTTCCTTCTTCAGCTTGGCGGTCAGCTCGGTGTTCGGGCCGTGGCCCGGCTTGATGGCGATCACGTGGCCCAGGATGGGCTTTCCGCACAGGCTGAGGTCGCCGATGAGGTCCATGGCCTTGTGGCGGGCGAATTCATTGATGAAGCGCATGGGCTCCTTGCTCATGAGTTCTTCCCCGCGGATAACCACGGCGTTTTCCAGGCTGCCGCCCTTGATGAGGCCCTTTTCCAGCAGGGGCTTGATGTCCTCGTAAAACGTGAAGGTGCGGGCCGGGGCCAGTTCCTTTTCATACGTTTCAGGCGTGATGACCGCGTCAAAGTACTGGGTGATGCGGTTTTCCGGGCCCACGCAGGTCACGGAAACGCGGAATTCCTTGGAGGGGAGGATGGTCAGGATGGAACCGCCCTTGGTTTCAATGGTGACGGCTTCCCGCACTTCCAGATAGCGGCGCGGCACTTCGAGCTCCACAATGCCGGCGCTCTTGATCAGCTCCACGTAGGGAGCGGAGGAACCGTCCCCGATGGGAGGCTCGTTGGCGTCCATTTCAATCACGGCATTGTCAATCCCCATGCCCGTGAGGGCGGAAAGAATGTGCTCCACGGTGTGCACCTTGACGGAGCCTTCCGCCAGGCTGGTGGCGCGCTCCACGGTCTGCACCTTCTCCACGTCTGCGTTGATGAAGGGCTGGTCCGGAATATCCACACGGCGGAATTTAATGCCGAAGTCGGCAGGGGCCGGCTTCAGGGTCAGGGTCACGGGCTGCCCCGTATGCAAAGAGGTACCGGCCAGAGAGGCCGGAGAGCCAACAGTTCTTTGGTTTCCACATGCCATGCGGGGAATGCTAGTGAATGAGCTCCCGTTTGGAAAGCACGAAATCACGGATTTTCCTGTAAATTCAGGGAAGGGACGGCATTCCGGCGTGTCATCCGGAGAAGGCGCTTGAAAAAACGCCTTTCTCCCGGTAGTGATGTTCCATGCACATCACCGCAGGCTCCGGCATTTCCCGCGCATTCATTCTCGGCGCCGGGCTGGGCACCCGCCTGCGGCCCCTGACCAATGTGCTTCCCAAGCCGCTGATTCCCTTTTTCCATGAGCCCCTGGTGCTGCATTCCATGCGCCGCTGCTATGACTGCGGCATCCGGGAGTTCATCATTAACACGCACCATCTGGCGGAAGCCTGGGCCCAGGTGTTCCCGGACCGTTCCTGGAACGGGTGCCCCGTCCATTTCAGCCATGAAGCCGTGCTGCTGGATTCAGGCGGCGGCGTCAGGAAGATTGAGCCATGGGCTTCCGCGGAGGAACCCCTGCTGGTGATGAACGGGGACATGGCCGCCACCTTTGACCTGCACCGCCTGCTGGAGAACCATCTCCGGACCCGCCCCGCCGTAACGCTGGCCCTGCGGACTGCCGGAGACAAGAGGAATGTGGGCTTTAACCCTTCTTCCGGACTGGTGACGGATATGCGGCACGCCCTGGGGTGCGACCCCGGCTCCTGCCAGTTTACCGGGGCGTATTGCATGGAGCCGGAGGTTTTCAGCCGCATCCCTCCCCATGAGGCCGTTTCCATCATTCCCGTTTTTCTGGATTACATCCGCCAGGACCGTCTGCGCGGCGTGCTGACGGACGACGGCTTGTGGATGGACATGGGCACTCCGGAGTCCTACATCCAGGCCCATCTGGACTTTCCCTCCCCTGCTCCGCGCATCCATCCGGACGCGGAAGTGTCTCCCGGTGCCTCCGTGGACGCTGCCAGCGTGATCGGCCCCCTCGCCGTCGTGGAGGAAGGCTGCCGCCTGCGGGAGTGCATCGTGTGGCCCGGCGTCCGCATTCCCGCCGGCACCCGTGCGGAACGGCGTATTTTTCATCTCTCTCCTTGACTGCCCACCCATGCCTTTCCTGCGTTTTCTCCTTCTCCTTACATTCTTCTGCGGCACGGTTCAGGCGGAACACCGCGTGTTCACCAGAAAAGACGGCTTCCTGTCCATGCGGGACAAGCTGAACGTCTATTTTTTCCAGTCCGGCACGCACCGCCTTCTGGTGCGGGATGAAGGGAGCGTCAGGGTTCCCCGGTACGGCTCCCTGGACAAGGCCATGCGGAAGAGCCCCTGCGTGGCCGGAGTCAACGGTGGATTCTTCGGCGCGGACGCGGAGGGAACCCCGCTGGGCCTCGTCGTCCAGGACGGCAAGCGCCTTTCTCCGCTGGCTACGGGCTCCTTCGCCGTTTCCGGTGTCGTTTATGAGGACGGCAAAAGCGGTCTGGCCCTTGTCCGCAGTTCCGCGCTGAAACGCATGAAAAAACTGCCCGCCATGCAGGCGGCCATCCAGGGCGGCCCCTTTCTGGTGGAGAACGGCGCAGCCGTCAAGGGACTTAATGCGCAGAAGTCCACCTACCGCACCTTCATCGCCACGGACGGCGGCAAGCGGTGGTGCATCGGCGTTTCATCCTCCGTCACGCTGAAGGAACTGGCGGACTGGCTGGCTACTCCCGGAGCGCTGGGGGATTTCCGGGTAAAGACGGCGCTGAATCTGGACGGAGGCTCTTCCTCCGCCTTCTGGTGCCATGAGTCCGGCATTTCCTACCCCGCGTTCAAGCAGGTCCGGAATTACCTGGGCGTAGCGCCGCGCCGGTAAACGCCGTCCTTCACGGGTCCGGCGTTTCTCTTTCCCGCATTCATCCTGCGCAGGAAAAGAGCCGCAAATAGCAGGAAGCAGGCCAGGACGGCCCAGTCCCCGAACAGGGCGTACAGGGTCATTTCCGTACAGCCCACGGGCAGCGTGGCGTTCATCACCCCCCTGGTAAACGGGGAGCCGGAGGAATCCCTCAAATCCGCAATGACCGCGCCGTTGGGCGCCAGGGCCACGCTGACCCCGGTATTGGCAGCACGGACCATGGAGCGGCGCAGTTCAATGCACCGGAACGCCGCATTGCGCCAGTGCTGTTCATTGGCGCTGGAGCGGTTGAACCAGCCGTCATTGGTGACGTTCACCATCAGCTGGGGCTCCTGCCGCACGAAGCGGCGCACCCAGCCCCCCACCACGTCTTCAAAGCACACCAGGGGGATGACGCCCACCGTGGCGGAGCTTCCCGGACGGATGGGAACGGGAACGGGCTCAGTGGAGGTTCCCGGCGTGTAATTCAGCCCCATGGCCGTTCCGGCAGAGGCTTCAAAAGCCTTTTCCAGGAACGGGAAGGTCTCACGCATGGGAATGTATTCGCCAAAGGGAACCAGCATGGCCTTGGCATGCGGCCTGGCCGTGGAGTAGTCCCCCTCAAACACGGTGAGGCAGTTGTAGGCCCGCGCCACGCGGCCTTCATCGGAAAGGTAAATGTCATCCGTTCCCGTAAGCAGGATGAAGTTGCACAGATTGTTCCGGATGGCCTGGACGTAGTCCTCCTCCGCGCTCAGGAAGTTGACGTTGTCCTGGCCCGGAAAGCGTTCCCCCGTGGAATCAAGGTAAAATGTGGAGATGGGAAAGGAGCTCTCCGGCCAGATCACCCAGGACGGCAGGTCCAGGGAGGCCTCCGTCCCGTTTTTGGCGGCCTCCTCCAGGGTGCGGGCCTGAAGGTCCAGCAGCCCCTGCTCCGTCGTATCCAGCAAAGCCTTGTAAACGGCTCCCCTGTTGGCGGCGTCCCATTTTTCCTTCTGGCTCAGGTTCAACTGCACGGTCATGACGGGAACGGTCCATTTGCCGTTCCCGGTAGCTGCGTCAGACTGGGGGGAGTAGCGCGCCGTCCAAACCACGCCCGCCACAAACATGACCAGCAGGACGGACACCAGGGAAAAGAAGTCCCAGGGCACGGTGCGCCTGCCTTCATGCACCACCATGGTTCCGGCCCGGCGGCAGACGCGCCAGAGCCAGATGGAAAAGACTACCGGAATAAAGGCCAGGGCCGTCACCCCGGCGTATTCCGCCCACTGGGCCAGGGGATTGCCGTACAGGGCCACGCCCAGGTTGTTCCAGCCAAAGCCCGGTATCAGCCAGCCCCGCACCCATTCCAGGCACACCCACAGGGCCGCTCCCCCCAGCGCGGCGGCGGCGCTGGGCGGCATGTCCGCCATGGCCCAGGCTTTCCAGGCGGTCCTGCGGTCCGTCCCCGCCTGCCGCGCATCCGGCAGGGGCTGCGCGTCCGGACGGAAAAACACGCCCATGACCAGCGCCCAGACGCCGGGAAACAGGCCCCCGTAAAAAATCATCAGCGGAATATAGCCCAGCGTGCTGACCTCATTCACCCACCAGAAGGAAATGCCGTAGTACACCACGCCGAAGAGCCAGCCGTACAGGGCATACGCCGCGGCTCCTTTCCTCCCCTTCCGGCGGGGGCCGTACCACAGCGCCGTCAGCAGAGGGAGAAAGCCTATCCATACGCAGCCGCTCCAGTCCACGGGAATGAAGGAACAGGCCGTCAATACGCCGGAAAGGGCCGCCAGCAGCAGCCCTGCCCAGACGGGCAGCGGACGGGGGGGGGAGGGGGAAGCGGTATTCATGGTGAAAAGCCTTCTTTTCCGGAAAAGGCACGCCGGCATTCTTCCTTATGCTGACTCATTCCTGCAACAAAAAAGATTGCAAAATTCAGCCAAATGCGGAAATAGTGGGAGCAGTTCATACAACCCATCACACATATGGCAGATATCGACGAAAAAACACCTCTTAACGTCCCCGGCAAGTTTTACGTGGACAGCTCCTGCATTGACTGCGACCTTTGCCGTGAAACGGCTCCGGAAAACTTTGGCCGGGATGATGACGAAGGCGTATCCTACGTCAAGAAGCAGCCTGACAACGACGAAGAACTGACTGCCTGCGTGGAAGCCATGGAAGGCTGCCCCGTGGAAGCCATCGGTGACGACGGCGAATAATATAGTTCCATACTATTTTTCAAACCGCCCGGGGCTGTTGACATTCAACGCTCCGGGCTTTTAGTTGATATTCATGCCTTTTCCGCAGTCTCCATACG containing:
- the lnt gene encoding apolipoprotein N-acyltransferase, translating into MNTASPSPPRPLPVWAGLLLAALSGVLTACSFIPVDWSGCVWIGFLPLLTALWYGPRRKGRKGAAAYALYGWLFGVVYYGISFWWVNEVSTLGYIPLMIFYGGLFPGVWALVMGVFFRPDAQPLPDARQAGTDRRTAWKAWAMADMPPSAAAALGGAALWVCLEWVRGWLIPGFGWNNLGVALYGNPLAQWAEYAGVTALAFIPVVFSIWLWRVCRRAGTMVVHEGRRTVPWDFFSLVSVLLVMFVAGVVWTARYSPQSDAATGNGKWTVPVMTVQLNLSQKEKWDAANRGAVYKALLDTTEQGLLDLQARTLEEAAKNGTEASLDLPSWVIWPESSFPISTFYLDSTGERFPGQDNVNFLSAEEDYVQAIRNNLCNFILLTGTDDIYLSDEGRVARAYNCLTVFEGDYSTARPHAKAMLVPFGEYIPMRETFPFLEKAFEASAGTAMGLNYTPGTSTEPVPVPIRPGSSATVGVIPLVCFEDVVGGWVRRFVRQEPQLMVNVTNDGWFNRSSANEQHWRNAAFRCIELRRSMVRAANTGVSVALAPNGAVIADLRDSSGSPFTRGVMNATLPVGCTEMTLYALFGDWAVLACFLLFAALFLRRMNAGKRNAGPVKDGVYRRGATPR
- a CDS encoding PfkB family carbohydrate kinase, coding for MSQPLLVTGTIGIDTILTPRDRAEGVLGGSVSFAAVAALMFADRVDAVSIIGEDFPSHYEEALAAKGLRMDGVERKKGPSFSWTGEYFDNMNKRRTVCANDSVMLEWNVHVPEALRNHPVLVCCCMVPAQQLKCMEQCPDASLVLSDSMDKWLRRQPELLDAVISRSHITMMNEDEAKEYAHASTVLEAGEFLLSKGAVYAVVKQGEYGATLLGRGPEGETAIFRCPAYPLKTLVDPTGAGDTFLGALAGYLATLPPGLPSFEEMKRGIIYGTVAASFTCESFSADALLSMTAETFCKRLEEYVAMCRIPSGCVSIREN
- a CDS encoding nucleotidyltransferase family protein — encoded protein: MHITAGSGISRAFILGAGLGTRLRPLTNVLPKPLIPFFHEPLVLHSMRRCYDCGIREFIINTHHLAEAWAQVFPDRSWNGCPVHFSHEAVLLDSGGGVRKIEPWASAEEPLLVMNGDMAATFDLHRLLENHLRTRPAVTLALRTAGDKRNVGFNPSSGLVTDMRHALGCDPGSCQFTGAYCMEPEVFSRIPPHEAVSIIPVFLDYIRQDRLRGVLTDDGLWMDMGTPESYIQAHLDFPSPAPRIHPDAEVSPGASVDAASVIGPLAVVEEGCRLRECIVWPGVRIPAGTRAERRIFHLSP
- a CDS encoding phosphodiester glycosidase family protein; amino-acid sequence: MPFLRFLLLLTFFCGTVQAEHRVFTRKDGFLSMRDKLNVYFFQSGTHRLLVRDEGSVRVPRYGSLDKAMRKSPCVAGVNGGFFGADAEGTPLGLVVQDGKRLSPLATGSFAVSGVVYEDGKSGLALVRSSALKRMKKLPAMQAAIQGGPFLVENGAAVKGLNAQKSTYRTFIATDGGKRWCIGVSSSVTLKELADWLATPGALGDFRVKTALNLDGGSSSAFWCHESGISYPAFKQVRNYLGVAPRR
- a CDS encoding iron-containing alcohol dehydrogenase, coding for MYQPFQFFMPAQIFFGAGSLDNLGSAPLPGAKALIVIGGTSVRRLGYLDRVQALLKNQGVDSVVFDKVQPNPVVEHVMEAAALAREEGCDFVIGLGGGSSMDSAKSIAVMAANPGTYWDYIQGGSGRGLPIPNKPLPIVCITTTAGTGTEADPWTVITKEDTQEKIGFGFKGTFPTMSIVDPELMLSVPPKLTAYQGFDAFFHAVEGYMATIASPMGDMFALQAIEYVAKYLPRAVHNGDDLEARAYVALANTYSGFVETISCCTSEHSIEHALSAFHPSLPHGAGLIMISWAYHEAYAPSCPERYARVAAAMGQEASVDGFLNGLNKLKEACGVDKLKMSEYGITPDLFEEYAKTAFSTMGNLFELDRCKFTPADVVSILEKSYS
- a CDS encoding bifunctional UDP-3-O-[3-hydroxymyristoyl] N-acetylglucosamine deacetylase/3-hydroxyacyl-ACP dehydratase, with protein sequence MACGNQRTVGSPASLAGTSLHTGQPVTLTLKPAPADFGIKFRRVDIPDQPFINADVEKVQTVERATSLAEGSVKVHTVEHILSALTGMGIDNAVIEMDANEPPIGDGSSAPYVELIKSAGIVELEVPRRYLEVREAVTIETKGGSILTILPSKEFRVSVTCVGPENRITQYFDAVITPETYEKELAPARTFTFYEDIKPLLEKGLIKGGSLENAVVIRGEELMSKEPMRFINEFARHKAMDLIGDLSLCGKPILGHVIAIKPGHGPNTELTAKLKKEHRRNQQMAPNPVNVPYGDAVLDINEVMNLLPHRYPFLMVDRIIGFEGETKCRGLKNLTMNELFFQGHFPGHPVMPGVLQLEAMAQVASIVMLRQPGNATKLGYFMSADKIKFRRPVVPGDTLIIEAELTKMRGNIGQALGRCLVNGQVVSEAELKFGLQDI
- a CDS encoding DUF190 domain-containing protein, encoding MNTPEETLMLRIYVSSTDTVRHTPVHEAVAYATRRYGMAGCTVYKGLMGAGRHTRLTSPKFWEIVEKVPVIIEIVDTSERIETFLEKISCWLDRLPHGCLVCTQPVRIHSVGGSRS
- the crcB gene encoding fluoride efflux transporter CrcB — translated: MKMLLMVGLGSFAGGVLRFLLTRFIQINSMSSFPWGTAAVNLLGCLVLGVLYGLFSRGLLLHTETRLFLTVGLCGGFTTFSTLMNESFLLLKEGNFPAFFLYALLSFAGGLIAIGLGYLAAR
- a CDS encoding ferredoxin, producing MADIDEKTPLNVPGKFYVDSSCIDCDLCRETAPENFGRDDDEGVSYVKKQPDNDEELTACVEAMEGCPVEAIGDDGE